A window of the Halopseudomonas phragmitis genome harbors these coding sequences:
- a CDS encoding cysteine-rich CWC family protein, which produces MQPFARHTCPLCGQPNGCAPAAAGSFEVDCWCRQVSVSPQALAQVPEALKGKACLCRACAVADVSAEQGSEPAE; this is translated from the coding sequence ATGCAGCCATTTGCGCGTCATACCTGCCCGCTGTGCGGCCAGCCCAACGGCTGCGCTCCGGCTGCGGCAGGCAGTTTTGAGGTGGATTGCTGGTGTCGGCAGGTGAGTGTAAGCCCGCAGGCGCTGGCCCAGGTGCCGGAGGCGCTCAAGGGCAAGGCGTGCTTGTGCCGGGCTTGTGCTGTTGCCGATGTATCGGCGGAGCAGGGCAGTGAGCCTGCTGAATGA
- a CDS encoding DUF1329 domain-containing protein, translating into MKQSTLIFSSILASALAIQAAHARDVSALGSTLTPVGAEMAGNAAGTIPAWTGGLPVDAGSVDSKGFLSDPFADDKPLFVITAQNYEQYQDNLAPGQIAMFKRYPDTYRMPVYPTRRSAAMPEAIYEATRRNAANTQLVQGGNGLANFEKANPFPMPQSGVEVAWNHITRYRGGTVRRVVGQVTPQTNGSFTLVRFNEEFVFPYGLPDYDPASQGNILFYFKQQVTEPARLAGNVLLVHETIDQVKEPRMAWVYNAGQRRVRRAPQVSYDGPGTASDGLRTSDNLDMYNGAPDRYNWELVGKKELYIAYNSYGLNSTDLRYSDIIQPGHINQDLTRYELHRVWEVVATVKDGERHIYAKRHFFVDEDSWQAAHIDHYDARGSLWRVAEAHALQYYNNQVPWYAMETLYDLVAGRYLVMGMNNEERTDYEFNYGANPSDFTPAALRQSGVR; encoded by the coding sequence ATGAAGCAAAGCACCCTGATCTTTTCCTCCATCCTGGCCTCGGCCCTGGCTATCCAGGCCGCGCACGCTCGGGATGTTTCTGCATTGGGCAGTACCCTGACCCCGGTTGGCGCCGAGATGGCCGGTAATGCTGCGGGCACTATTCCTGCCTGGACTGGTGGTTTGCCGGTCGATGCCGGCTCAGTTGACAGCAAGGGTTTTCTTTCAGACCCCTTTGCCGATGACAAGCCGCTGTTTGTGATTACTGCGCAGAACTATGAGCAGTACCAGGACAATCTGGCTCCTGGCCAGATCGCCATGTTCAAGCGTTACCCCGATACCTATCGCATGCCGGTTTACCCGACCCGCCGTAGCGCGGCCATGCCCGAAGCTATCTATGAGGCCACTCGTCGCAATGCTGCCAATACTCAGCTGGTGCAGGGTGGCAACGGCCTGGCCAACTTCGAGAAGGCCAACCCGTTCCCGATGCCGCAAAGTGGTGTGGAAGTGGCGTGGAACCACATTACCCGTTACCGTGGTGGCACCGTGCGCCGGGTGGTCGGCCAGGTAACTCCGCAGACCAACGGTTCCTTCACGCTGGTTCGTTTCAATGAAGAGTTCGTGTTCCCCTATGGATTGCCTGACTATGATCCGGCCAGTCAGGGCAACATCCTGTTCTACTTCAAGCAGCAGGTAACCGAGCCGGCGCGTCTGGCCGGGAACGTACTGCTGGTGCATGAGACCATTGATCAGGTCAAAGAACCGCGCATGGCCTGGGTTTACAATGCTGGTCAGCGCCGGGTGCGGCGCGCGCCGCAGGTCTCCTATGACGGTCCAGGTACCGCCTCTGACGGTCTGCGTACCTCCGACAATCTGGATATGTACAACGGCGCACCTGACCGTTACAACTGGGAGCTGGTCGGCAAGAAAGAGCTGTATATCGCCTACAACAGCTATGGTCTGAACTCTACCGACCTGCGTTACAGCGACATCATTCAGCCGGGCCATATCAATCAGGACCTGACACGTTATGAGCTGCACCGGGTTTGGGAAGTAGTCGCCACGGTCAAGGACGGCGAGCGTCATATCTACGCCAAGCGCCACTTCTTTGTCGATGAGGATAGCTGGCAGGCTGCGCATATTGACCATTACGACGCGCGTGGCTCGCTGTGGCGTGTAGCTGAGGCGCATGCGCTGCAGTACTACAACAATCAGGTGCCGTGGTATGCCATGGAAACCCTGTATGACCTGGTTGCCGGTCGTTACCTGGTGATGGGTATGAATAATGAAGAGCGCACCGACTATGAGTTCAACTACGGTGCCAATCCCAGTGACTTCACTCCGGCGGCACTGCGTCAATCTGGCGTACGTTAG
- a CDS encoding TonB-dependent receptor family protein, producing the protein MPALTPIARAVKLTALLCLPGLALAQTSEQPLQLPSMDVRSLVPSEIQGMPGAANLLSRETLDIYKPYSLHDAFDFVPGVRTIDDDVLGLRSGIGIRGAPPRRSRKVLLLEDGTPINNSAYLDSGAHYTPPMQRLEQIEVLKGAGQIVHGPLNNHGIINFRNLKPTATPQTKVELGAGNQDTRQVHLMHRRTEGPVGMVFAYTSQEADGTFDVEEHEFDDFYAALQWQINERHQLATSATYFRERSQGYDESNLSLAEYRNKPRSKRQLDEAREFNNISVDYYKLDLTHNFQLSNDVRLSSKVFATELDRPRFQTRGTSPREGGVMEGRDRRYHTLGADSRIDIGNLHALGLEHRLQAGLRYEKHRFADRRPVGRPGEYLKESNRGNVYARAGVDGYTRDGRLVSYDAEAVSGFIQNTLSWGDWAITPGLRYETYNQYKKTNFRPGSSDEGSRDKDSNSLWLPGISLLYSGFNATEIYAGIHRGYAPASARTDDFPLTPETGINSQIGVRSHALRGVSLDAAFFYNRIKDTLIRDSVDSFGDALFINAANSHVHGLDLGARIDSDAFYNSPYNLFAELALNFTKARFSNGPLKGNQVPEVPTRVGSLTLGVEHAAGWQLSVTTSHFGAFYTDIENTRALDVTGSEDDAGRVPGRTLWSARASYQLPTRLDTTLWLQGRNLSDKLYIADIQEGIRPGAPRTVVGGVTFRF; encoded by the coding sequence ATGCCTGCTCTGACTCCGATCGCTCGGGCGGTAAAGCTCACCGCCCTGCTCTGTTTGCCCGGCCTGGCCCTGGCACAGACCAGCGAACAGCCCCTGCAACTGCCGTCGATGGACGTGCGCAGCCTGGTTCCCAGCGAGATCCAGGGCATGCCCGGGGCTGCCAATCTGCTAAGCCGTGAAACTCTGGATATCTACAAGCCCTACAGCCTGCATGACGCCTTCGACTTCGTGCCTGGGGTAAGGACCATTGACGATGATGTGCTCGGACTGCGCTCGGGTATCGGCATCCGCGGCGCGCCACCGCGGCGTTCGCGTAAGGTGCTGTTGCTTGAAGACGGTACGCCAATCAACAACAGCGCCTATCTGGACTCTGGCGCCCATTACACCCCGCCGATGCAGCGCCTGGAGCAGATTGAGGTCCTCAAGGGGGCCGGCCAGATTGTCCATGGGCCGCTGAACAACCATGGCATCATCAACTTCCGCAATCTCAAACCAACGGCTACCCCGCAGACCAAGGTCGAACTGGGCGCTGGCAACCAGGACACCCGTCAGGTTCACCTCATGCATCGGCGCACCGAAGGTCCGGTAGGCATGGTCTTCGCCTACACCAGCCAAGAGGCTGACGGCACCTTTGATGTCGAGGAGCACGAATTCGACGATTTCTACGCTGCGTTGCAATGGCAGATCAACGAACGCCACCAACTGGCGACCTCGGCCACCTACTTCCGTGAACGCAGCCAGGGCTATGACGAGAGCAATCTGTCTCTGGCCGAGTACCGCAACAAGCCGCGCAGCAAGCGCCAGCTTGATGAAGCCAGAGAGTTCAACAACATCTCGGTGGACTACTACAAACTGGATCTGACCCACAACTTCCAGCTCAGCAATGACGTGCGGCTGTCGAGCAAGGTGTTCGCCACTGAGCTGGATCGTCCCCGGTTCCAGACTCGTGGCACGTCGCCGCGTGAGGGTGGCGTCATGGAAGGCCGTGACCGCCGTTACCACACGCTCGGTGCCGACAGCCGCATCGATATCGGCAATCTCCATGCCCTGGGCCTGGAGCATCGGCTGCAGGCCGGGCTGCGCTATGAGAAGCACCGCTTCGCCGACCGCCGCCCAGTCGGCCGCCCCGGTGAATATCTAAAGGAAAGCAACCGCGGCAATGTCTATGCCCGTGCCGGCGTGGATGGTTACACCCGCGATGGCCGGCTGGTTAGCTACGATGCCGAGGCGGTATCCGGTTTTATCCAGAACACCCTGAGCTGGGGTGACTGGGCCATTACCCCAGGCCTGCGCTACGAGACCTACAACCAGTACAAGAAGACCAACTTCCGCCCCGGCAGCTCAGACGAAGGCAGTCGTGACAAGGACAGCAACAGTCTTTGGCTGCCGGGCATCAGCCTGCTGTACAGTGGCTTTAACGCCACCGAGATCTACGCCGGCATCCATCGTGGCTACGCCCCGGCCTCAGCCCGGACCGATGACTTCCCACTGACGCCGGAAACCGGCATCAATAGCCAGATCGGTGTACGCAGCCACGCCCTGCGCGGGGTTAGCCTGGACGCAGCCTTCTTCTATAACCGGATCAAGGACACTCTGATCCGTGACAGCGTCGACAGCTTCGGTGATGCGCTGTTCATCAACGCCGCCAACTCGCATGTCCATGGTCTGGATCTGGGCGCGCGGATCGACTCCGATGCCTTCTACAACTCACCTTACAACCTGTTCGCCGAGCTGGCTCTGAACTTCACCAAGGCGCGCTTCAGCAACGGGCCGCTCAAGGGCAACCAGGTACCGGAAGTACCGACCCGGGTCGGCAGCCTGACCCTGGGGGTCGAGCATGCTGCCGGCTGGCAGCTGAGTGTCACCACCAGCCACTTCGGTGCCTTCTACACCGACATCGAGAATACCCGGGCGCTGGATGTAACCGGCAGCGAGGACGACGCCGGTCGGGTCCCAGGCCGAACTCTGTGGTCGGCCAGGGCCAGCTACCAGCTGCCGACCAGGCTGGACACCACCCTGTGGCTGCAAGGCCGCAACCTGAGCGACAAGCTGTATATCGCCGACATTCAGGAAGGCATCCGCCCCGGCGCCCCGCGCACCGTGGTCGGCGGGGTGACCTTCCGCTTCTGA
- a CDS encoding type III PLP-dependent enzyme, whose translation MSIKLEDYFDRDTFGRIKACADQHETPFLVVDLKTIDRAYDELVDGFPFAKVYYAVKANPANEVLSLLKSKGSNFDIASIYELEKVLALGVKPEQISFGNTIKKSKHIRAFYEKGVRLFATDSEADLRNIAKAAPGSKVYVRILTEGSTTADWPLSRKFGCQTDMAMDLLVLAKELGLDPYGISFHVGSQQRDIGAWDAAIAKVKVIFERLKEEDGITLKMINMGGGFPANYITKTNTLQTYAEEITRFLHEDFGDELPEIILEPGRSLIANAGILVSEVVLVSRKSHTALERWVYTDVGKFSGLIETMDESIKFPIWTDKKGELEEAVIAGPTCDSADIMYEHYKYGLPLNLAIGDRLYWLSTGAYTTSYSAIEFNGFPPLEAFYI comes from the coding sequence ATGTCCATCAAGCTGGAAGACTATTTCGACCGCGACACTTTTGGTCGCATCAAGGCCTGTGCTGATCAGCACGAAACCCCGTTCCTGGTGGTTGACCTCAAGACCATCGACCGCGCTTACGACGAACTGGTCGATGGGTTTCCATTCGCCAAGGTTTACTATGCGGTCAAGGCCAATCCGGCCAATGAAGTGCTGAGCCTGCTGAAAAGCAAAGGTTCGAACTTCGACATCGCCTCTATTTATGAATTGGAGAAGGTCCTGGCTCTGGGCGTCAAGCCCGAGCAGATCAGCTTCGGCAACACCATCAAGAAGTCCAAGCACATCCGCGCCTTCTATGAGAAAGGTGTGCGCCTGTTCGCCACCGACTCGGAAGCCGACCTGCGCAACATCGCCAAGGCCGCTCCGGGCTCCAAGGTTTATGTACGCATTCTGACCGAAGGCTCGACCACTGCCGACTGGCCGCTGTCGCGCAAGTTCGGTTGCCAGACCGACATGGCCATGGATCTGCTGGTGCTGGCCAAGGAACTGGGCCTGGACCCCTACGGCATCTCCTTCCACGTCGGCTCTCAGCAGCGCGATATCGGTGCCTGGGACGCGGCGATTGCCAAGGTCAAGGTGATCTTCGAGCGCCTGAAAGAGGAAGACGGCATCACCCTGAAGATGATCAACATGGGTGGTGGCTTCCCGGCCAACTACATCACCAAGACCAACACTCTGCAGACCTACGCTGAGGAAATCACCCGCTTCCTGCACGAGGACTTTGGTGACGAGCTGCCGGAAATCATCCTCGAACCGGGCCGCTCGCTGATCGCCAACGCCGGCATCCTGGTCAGCGAGGTGGTGCTGGTCTCGCGCAAGTCGCACACCGCGCTGGAGCGTTGGGTGTACACCGACGTGGGCAAGTTCAGCGGCCTGATCGAAACCATGGACGAGTCGATCAAGTTCCCGATCTGGACCGACAAGAAGGGCGAGCTGGAAGAGGCGGTGATCGCCGGTCCGACCTGCGACAGCGCCGACATCATGTACGAGCACTACAAGTACGGTCTGCCGCTGAACCTGGCGATCGGCGACCGCCTGTACTGGCTGTCTACCGGCGCCTACACCACCAGCTACAGTGCGATCGAATTCAACGGTTTCCCGCCGTTGGAGGCTTTCTATATCTAA
- a CDS encoding SDR family oxidoreductase — protein MSDIRFDDKVVIVTGAGGGIGRAHALLFAKHGAKVIVNDLGGSATGEGANSEAALKVVEEIKAAGGTAIANPDSVVDGDKIVQCAMDNFGRVDVVVNNAGILRDKSFAKMTDADWDLVYKVHVEGAYKTTKAAWEHMKNNNFGRVIFTSSTSGIYGNFGQANYGMAKLGLYGFTRTLAIEGRKNNIFVNAIAPTGGTRMTEGLFPPGAFDKLKPELVSPLVAYLCSEQCQETGSLFEVGGGWMGKVRWERSLGIGFNPDEGFSPEDVAANFEQLCSFEGAVHPKDNIEALRELMANIQKFA, from the coding sequence ATGAGCGATATCCGTTTTGACGACAAGGTCGTCATCGTTACCGGCGCCGGCGGCGGCATCGGCCGTGCCCACGCCCTGCTGTTCGCCAAGCACGGTGCCAAGGTCATCGTCAACGACCTGGGTGGCAGCGCCACCGGCGAAGGCGCCAACAGCGAAGCCGCACTGAAAGTCGTAGAAGAAATCAAGGCCGCCGGCGGCACCGCCATCGCCAACCCCGACAGCGTAGTAGACGGCGACAAAATCGTGCAGTGCGCCATGGATAACTTCGGCCGCGTCGATGTAGTGGTCAACAACGCCGGTATCCTGCGCGACAAGAGCTTCGCCAAGATGACCGACGCCGACTGGGATCTGGTCTACAAGGTTCACGTCGAAGGTGCCTACAAGACGACTAAAGCCGCCTGGGAGCACATGAAGAATAACAACTTCGGCCGTGTGATCTTCACCTCCTCCACCTCAGGCATCTACGGCAACTTCGGCCAGGCCAACTACGGCATGGCCAAGCTGGGCCTGTACGGCTTCACCCGGACCCTGGCCATCGAAGGCCGCAAGAACAACATCTTCGTCAACGCGATCGCCCCCACTGGCGGCACCCGCATGACCGAAGGCCTGTTCCCGCCCGGTGCTTTCGACAAGCTCAAGCCCGAACTGGTCAGCCCGCTGGTCGCCTACCTGTGCTCCGAGCAATGCCAGGAAACCGGCAGCCTGTTCGAAGTCGGCGGTGGCTGGATGGGTAAAGTACGCTGGGAGCGCTCACTGGGCATCGGCTTCAACCCCGACGAAGGCTTCAGCCCGGAAGACGTCGCCGCCAACTTCGAACAGCTGTGCAGCTTCGAAGGCGCGGTGCATCCGAAGGACAATATCGAAGCGCTGCGTGAGCTGATGGCGAATATTCAGAAGTTCGCCTGA
- a CDS encoding DJ-1/PfpI family protein, translating to MNVGIYIYDHAEVLDFSGPFEVFSTASRLSEPKGLFKVFLLAETLQPVNARGGFSVNPQYALSDHPALDVLIVAGGVHSAELHKPGVIAWVAEQARSVPLVASVCTGAFILAQAGVLDGLEVTTHWEDIADLRHDYPALTVCEGRRWVDTGKLVTSGGISAGIDMSLHLVSRLGGMALAQMTARQMEFDWSNG from the coding sequence GTGAACGTTGGAATCTATATCTATGACCACGCCGAGGTGCTGGATTTTTCTGGCCCGTTCGAGGTGTTCTCAACCGCCAGCCGGTTGTCTGAGCCCAAGGGTTTGTTCAAGGTGTTTTTGCTGGCCGAAACGCTGCAGCCGGTCAATGCTCGCGGCGGTTTCAGCGTCAATCCGCAGTATGCGCTGAGTGATCACCCTGCGCTGGATGTGCTGATCGTGGCGGGGGGCGTTCATAGCGCTGAACTGCACAAGCCGGGGGTGATTGCCTGGGTTGCCGAGCAGGCCAGGTCGGTGCCGCTGGTGGCCTCGGTGTGTACCGGTGCCTTTATTCTGGCTCAGGCCGGAGTGCTGGACGGGCTGGAGGTCACGACGCACTGGGAAGACATTGCTGATCTTAGGCATGACTATCCGGCATTGACGGTGTGTGAGGGGCGGCGCTGGGTCGATACCGGCAAGCTGGTGACGTCGGGCGGCATTTCTGCCGGCATCGATATGAGCCTGCATCTGGTTTCCAGGTTGGGTGGCATGGCTCTGGCCCAGATGACCGCGCGGCAGATGGAATTCGATTGGTCCAACGGCTGA
- a CDS encoding acetyl-CoA C-acyltransferase: MSDTDIVIVSGARTPMGGFQGSLSSLSAVDLGAIAIREAVARAGIDAADVQEVIMGCVLPAGLKQGPARQASLNAGLPAATGCTTINKLCGSGMKAVMQAHDALKAGSNQVMVAGGMESMTNAPYIMEKARTGLRMGHGEIKDHMFFDGLEDARTGRLMGSFAQDTADKYGISREEMDAYAIESLKRAQAAIDNGSLASEIVPVTVTTRKGEVVVKDDEQPHNANIDKIPGLRPAFKKDGTITAANASSISDGASALVLMTAAEAQRRGLKPLARIVGHATQSQDPSEFTLAPVGAMTNLFNKTGWSKDDVDLFEINEAFAMVTMLAMREHGLDHSKVNIYGGACAQGHPVGSTGSRIIVTLINALQKTGGKRGIASLCIGGGEATAVAIELV; this comes from the coding sequence ATGTCAGACACCGATATCGTCATCGTCAGCGGCGCCCGCACCCCGATGGGCGGCTTTCAGGGTAGCCTGTCGAGCCTCAGCGCCGTGGACCTGGGCGCCATCGCCATTCGCGAAGCCGTAGCCCGCGCCGGCATTGACGCTGCCGATGTGCAGGAAGTAATCATGGGCTGCGTACTGCCCGCTGGTCTCAAACAGGGTCCGGCCCGCCAGGCCAGCCTCAACGCCGGGCTGCCCGCCGCCACTGGCTGCACCACCATCAACAAACTGTGTGGCTCCGGCATGAAAGCGGTAATGCAGGCCCACGACGCACTCAAGGCCGGCAGCAACCAGGTCATGGTCGCCGGTGGCATGGAGAGCATGACCAACGCCCCCTACATCATGGAAAAGGCCCGCACCGGCCTGCGCATGGGTCACGGCGAAATCAAGGACCACATGTTCTTCGACGGTTTGGAAGATGCCCGCACCGGTCGCCTGATGGGTTCCTTCGCCCAGGATACTGCCGACAAGTATGGCATCAGCCGTGAAGAGATGGACGCCTACGCCATCGAATCACTCAAGCGCGCCCAAGCTGCAATCGACAACGGCAGCCTGGCCAGCGAAATCGTTCCGGTCACCGTTACCACCCGCAAGGGTGAGGTTGTGGTCAAGGACGATGAGCAGCCGCACAACGCCAACATCGACAAGATCCCCGGTCTGCGCCCGGCCTTTAAGAAGGACGGCACCATCACCGCCGCCAACGCCAGTTCGATTTCCGATGGCGCCAGCGCCCTGGTCCTGATGACCGCCGCCGAAGCTCAGCGTCGTGGCCTCAAGCCACTGGCCCGGATCGTTGGCCACGCCACCCAGAGCCAGGACCCGAGCGAGTTCACCCTGGCCCCGGTCGGCGCCATGACCAACCTGTTCAACAAGACCGGCTGGAGCAAGGACGACGTTGACCTGTTCGAAATCAACGAAGCCTTTGCCATGGTCACCATGCTGGCCATGCGTGAACACGGCCTGGATCACAGCAAGGTCAACATCTACGGTGGTGCCTGCGCCCAGGGTCACCCGGTCGGCTCCACCGGCTCGCGGATCATTGTCACCTTGATCAACGCCCTGCAGAAAACCGGCGGCAAGCGTGGCATCGCCTCGCTGTGCATCGGTGGTGGTGAAGCTACTGCCGTGGCGATCGAGTTGGTGTAA
- a CDS encoding fatty acid--CoA ligase: MLKTRVIPPTEGAHSTPLLIKNLLLSGRRYERSQEIIYRDISRYDYATFNERICRLANVLTAAGVKPGDTVAVMDWDSHRYLECMFAVPMIGAVLHTINIRLSPEQILYTMNHADDIFVLVNAEFVPLYKAVEDHLTTVEKTILLTDGDEKTADLPNLVGEYETLLAAAAPTYDFPDFDENSVATTFYTTGTTGNPKGVYFTHRQLVLHTLTQAGMMGGLDSMRLFGNRDVYMPITPMFHVHAWGIPYTATLLGVKQVYPGRYEPEMLCKLIKQEKVTFSHCVPTILGMLLNADGAKDYDFGGMKVIIGGSALNRGLYEAAKARGMKLSAAYGMSETCPLISSGYINLELEAGSEDERAAYKIKAGVPVPLVEARIMDSDGNFLPSDGKSQGELVLRAPWLTQGYYREPEKSAELWAHGWMHTGDVATIDEMGFIEIRDRIKDVIKTGGEWISSLELEDLISLSPAVKEVAVVGVPDPQWDERPFALIVPREGQAMDAKVLRDHLKPFVDEGRINKWAIPTQIATVTEIPKTSVGKLDKKRIRVEIAEWQEAGAPFLSTL; the protein is encoded by the coding sequence ATGCTCAAGACCCGTGTCATCCCGCCGACCGAAGGCGCTCATTCTACCCCGTTGCTGATCAAGAACCTGCTGCTGTCCGGCCGCCGTTATGAGCGTAGCCAGGAAATCATCTACCGTGATATCAGCCGCTACGATTATGCCACCTTCAATGAGCGTATCTGCCGTCTGGCCAATGTTCTGACTGCTGCCGGCGTCAAGCCGGGCGATACCGTTGCGGTGATGGATTGGGACAGCCATCGCTATCTGGAATGCATGTTTGCCGTGCCGATGATTGGCGCGGTGCTGCACACCATCAATATCCGCCTGTCGCCGGAACAGATCCTCTACACCATGAACCATGCCGATGACATCTTCGTGCTGGTCAATGCCGAGTTCGTGCCGCTGTACAAGGCGGTCGAGGATCACCTGACCACGGTCGAGAAAACTATTTTGCTGACCGATGGCGACGAGAAAACCGCCGATCTGCCAAATCTGGTTGGTGAGTATGAAACGCTGCTGGCCGCCGCCGCGCCGACCTACGACTTCCCTGACTTCGACGAGAATTCGGTCGCCACGACCTTCTACACCACCGGTACCACCGGCAACCCCAAGGGCGTGTATTTCACTCATCGGCAACTGGTACTGCACACCCTGACCCAGGCCGGCATGATGGGCGGTCTGGACAGCATGCGCCTGTTCGGCAACCGCGACGTCTACATGCCGATCACGCCGATGTTTCACGTGCATGCCTGGGGTATTCCCTACACCGCGACCTTGCTGGGGGTCAAACAGGTGTATCCGGGTCGTTATGAGCCGGAAATGCTGTGCAAGCTGATCAAGCAGGAAAAGGTGACCTTCTCCCACTGCGTGCCAACTATCCTTGGCATGCTGCTCAATGCTGACGGCGCCAAGGATTACGATTTTGGCGGAATGAAAGTGATCATCGGCGGCAGTGCGCTGAACCGCGGTCTGTATGAGGCGGCCAAGGCTCGAGGCATGAAATTGTCCGCCGCCTACGGCATGTCCGAGACCTGTCCGCTGATTTCCAGTGGTTACATCAACCTGGAACTGGAAGCCGGCAGTGAAGACGAGCGCGCGGCCTACAAGATCAAGGCAGGTGTGCCGGTGCCGTTAGTCGAGGCGCGGATCATGGACAGTGACGGCAACTTCCTGCCCAGTGACGGCAAGTCGCAGGGTGAACTGGTGTTGCGTGCGCCCTGGCTGACTCAGGGTTACTACCGCGAGCCGGAGAAGAGTGCTGAGCTGTGGGCCCACGGCTGGATGCATACCGGTGACGTGGCGACCATCGATGAGATGGGCTTCATTGAAATTCGCGACCGCATTAAGGATGTGATCAAGACCGGCGGCGAGTGGATTTCCTCGCTTGAGCTGGAAGACCTGATCAGCCTCAGTCCGGCGGTCAAGGAAGTGGCAGTAGTCGGGGTACCTGATCCGCAGTGGGACGAGCGTCCGTTTGCGCTGATCGTGCCGCGTGAAGGGCAGGCGATGGATGCCAAGGTTCTGCGCGACCATCTCAAGCCATTCGTGGATGAGGGGCGGATCAACAAGTGGGCGATCCCGACGCAGATCGCAACTGTTACCGAAATACCCAAAACCAGCGTCGGCAAGCTCGACAAGAAGCGCATTCGCGTCGAGATCGCTGAGTGGCAAGAGGCTGGAGCCCCGTTCCTGTCTACCTTGTAA